ATGTCTTGGACACGAGCCAAGATGATTAAACAAATGTATTCCAAATAGAAGTTATCGCAACAATTTTAAACATTGATGAATGTATGGCCACCAAGTTCTTAGAATACAATCTTCAAGCatctttattattaatattcatGAAATTTCAGAAGTAACCCAAACTATCCCCTAAGACCGGAGAAAAGATGACACTTGGTTGATGCTTGGGAATGTTCAATTGATAGCAAACCGATTGAAACGCTTCCACATTTGATATCCCTTTACATAAGACGCCTTATTGAATTTTAGAACTatttattatcatttttcaagtaTACTCTTTGTATttactaataattaattatttttacacTACTCAATATTGATAAACGGTAAATGTAGAcaattgtttaaactttttttaaaaccaATACATTAACTAACATTATTACATGTTTTCTTCATAAGTGTAATTTGGTCATCCTTTTCGAGTTCATGTCCTTTGATATTTGATTGAAATCACATTTATGTTAGTGCAAATGGGTAAACAAACTCAAATTCAATGTGAATGGACTCTTATTTCGAGTAACATTAGGATTAAGTGAATTGGCTAAAGAGCAACATTACTTAACTTTAGATTAAAATCAATTTGATATAAATATAAGCACTTCAAACATCTAAATTTTATATCGTCTTTATCGAAAATTAAGTAAACATCTAAGATGTAGTAAAAAACATGATTAAgcaaaaataaatagaaaatctGAAAAACAATAAATTGAATTCTTCCTTTCATGATACCctaatacaaaaccaaacatgCTGCTAATTTCTCAAACTCCATTTTAACGCATAAACTCTACTTTGCATGGTCCAAATTCCAAACACACCATGAGATCGTTAATGCATGCACTTTTCTCAAGTAGCTTggtataacatatatatatcaatatattggCAGATTAAGATTCTATGTTCCTATTTGGTGTCCGACCCAGTCTCACAAAACAAATTATGACATAGACATGACTATGAGAGTAACCCATACATGAATTTTTCCTAGAACATGGCACATTTTGATTGATGAGACATAAAAGGAAATACCAAATGAGACCAGAGGATTTCGGTCCTATATTACCATGCGAGCAAAAGTGTAAATGAATCTCTAACCAAATTTCCTAAGAAACTCAAACCAAGCAGTTGGATAAAACTAAACAGTAAGGGAAGGCCGAAGGCATGAGAAACTCAAACCATACAGGGAAGGCATGAGAAAACACATctagaaattaaaaatttagGAAATATGAGATAAAATTATGCAGCAGGGTCAACAAAATTTAATATTCACTAGTTCCTATATGCACTTGAGCAAATGCTAACATGGTTCCCATTAAGTTTATGACCCAGTAGAATAATGGTTCCCTACAAAGCCCAACCCCACGCCttgtatatataataataatataaagaaACATGGGAATCAAATCTGTGCCCAAACATGTACATGCTAATTAACCACTAGTGTTTCTACCAACCACAAGTAGCAATAAAATAAGCTTCCCTGTCATAAGAAAAAGGTAAGACAAGAGGAATAGATCAAGCTGAGTATATCAATACATGAAGAGCCTGATTGAAAATATGTCACAATGCTATGGCATCATTGATAGGTATACAAAGGAGGTAGTAACCTCGCCATGGATGCAACTTCAACTTCCACTTCAGTCTGCGGCTATAAAATGTACTTAACAGATGGGAAGGTAGTACATTTGATGTGAGCATCAACCCAAAAACCATTATCATTGCATCAACTTAGCACTGTCTCTGAGTTCACGTGACCGCTACTGCTGCCGGCATAGCTGCTCAGTCCAACCACAGGCACGGAGCGCTGAGCAAAATCCAGTAACAACTTCCTCTGGTGGTCATCAGTGTGAGGAAGACTTGCACGTAAGAGTTCAACAGGCATTTCCTTACTAATTGCTTTAGCAGCATCTGATCCAATTACAGCCACATTTGGTGCCCCTTGTGTAACCAGCGATTGCATGATGCTATGGTATTTATTCATGCAATACTTCGTGAGAAGGCCAAAAAATTCATCAAATGAGGCCTGCCAAAATGAACGATTACCTATATTATAGTTGCTAGCAGCAGCATGAGGATCAGTTAAAAGTTCAGTAGCTCTCTCAAGAACAGATACTAAAATAAGAGAAGCACCATCCCCAGCAGTGTTTCCGAGGGGGCGTAGAGGAGGCTGCTCTGAGGAACAGACCACTGCTGCAAGACACGCACTAAGAGCACCGAGATCCATTCCTTGGACACATCGACAAACAACCTTAGCAAGGTCACTGGTAGTCTCTGCAGCTGCAGGATCAGAGGGGAGACCTCCAAATAAGAATCTTAAATGACGAAATATAGCCATGCAGACTATCCGCATGAACTCACTACCAGGAACAAGCAACCGAAGACACTTTGCTATGAGCTTTCGTCCCTTGGGAAGGGATACTAATCTTAAGAAAACAAGGTCATCCTTAGCAGCAAGCCCAACTTTCTGTCCATTCTTTCCTAGTGGGTCAACGAGTTGAAGTGATGCAGCTAGCCCTTCTAAAAGGACCTTCCGTCTCCGTCTTAATTGAGTTCCGCCATCTTGTAACTGATTAGACTGTAGAAAACGATCAATATCATCTACATCAAGAAGAAGACAGAGACCATCCTCAATGGTGACCCTGGCTGCAAACAAAGGCTCCTTTTCAAGGGGCTTCTCTGAAATATTTCGCTCAGAGCTTCCAGCACTGGTAGAAGAGTTTGGAGGAGGATCAACTTCAAGAAGAGGGCGAGGCTGACGAATACCCAAGAATGAAACCCTCCCTAAAGCATCAACCTGGAGAAAACCATGCGGCTCACTATTGGTACGGGCTCGTGAAGAAAGATCCTTTATTTGGGTAGGGCAAAACGAATGCTTCAACTTGGACCCAGTTTTTTTCGCGAGACATGCTTGGTGATAATAGTCATCTACATAGGGGTTATTACAATGAGTTACTGCAAGCTGCATTTTAAGAATACTCTCAATTTCATCACTAGTCATATACTTGGATCTAAACTGTAGTGAACCACTATCGCTCTTCTGGCTACTGGCATCAGAACCATGATGGGAGAAACGATGACTCTGTCTACCTTTATGAGTTGATTTTGGTCTATGCTCTCTAAAATCACCCAGACCAAGCATATGTTCATATTTGTTAACTATGGACGACCCAGAAGAAAGATGGGGATTAAATAAATGGGACTGGAAACCTGACATGTAGCCCGCTGATTGCTGAATAGGATGATGCAGTCTATGTGGCTGTTGCTGCAATTGAGTCAGTAGGTGAGAAGACACTGATCCATCATGATGGCGTAACTGTTGCTGCAGCATATTATTCAGGAGGTTTGGATGATCTCCAGGATATAGTGCTGTATGGTTGACCCATGGATTCTGGATTTGATGATTAAGAGGGGAGCCAGCACTTAATTGGCGCAAATTTCCACTAAAATGTGACTCATGTTTTGATCCACTCGACTGTAGTGCAGAATTGAAGAAATGAGAACGGTTTTGTGACAATAATGCCATCTGAGCTCCCCCGTCATGATAAGGAATGTTCAAGTGGCCTGTACTGTGATGTGGAGAAGACTGTTGGGACCTACCGCCAGGGGGAGGATAAGAAGTAAATGCAGATTTTGGTGCCAAAATTGGTTCACTATTAAAACGAGGAAGCTCCTGTTGCTGTTCAGGATATGAAGATGTCCTGTACAAGGGCTTTGATTCTTGTAAGTGTGCAATGGAGGGATGTGGGTGTGATGACCATCTCTTCCCATCCTCGGCAGTTTCATTATCATAAAAGTGCTGATCAAACCAGTTAGAAAAAGGTTCACTAGAGCAATGTTGAAGGTGGTGCTGCTGCTGCCGTTGCTGCTCAGGATATGAAGATGTTCTGTACAAGGGCTTTGATTCTTGTAGATGAGAGAGTGAAGAATGGGGATGCGACGACCATCTTTTTCCATCCTGAGAACATTCACTGTCATAAGTGTGCTGGTCAGCCCAGTAAGGAATATCATCCCTTTGTGACCattcagaagcagaagaatctgtaTAAATATAGGAATAATTTAGTCAACTGAAACAAGTTTACATGTTAGGAAGAGGGGGATGCAATAAAGCCAAAATAGATATTTCAATTAAATCACTGGATATGCATCATCTCATGCAACTCCAAACGCCAAAATTGCAACTAATTTTCTTATAACCTGTCTGATTTATTGCTATTTGTTTTTTGAACCATCAAGGTTAAGTGAATTTGACAAAATCATACGCTAAAGACCTACTGAACAAGCACAAAAGAAGAGACAATTCCTCTGATGAAATATCATATACAACCAACTATTGCCCTTCTCCCAGAATCAGTGTAGTTACTGCAAGAGCCAAACACCTATTGAATCTCAACACATTCACCGAACTACTGACCTAACATTTTCCTGAACCCTTCTTTTGGCAGGAGAACCTTCTCCACCTAAAAAAACAATTAAGTTATAAATAAACTTGCAGTACCCCGTTACCCATCCCCCAAGGTTCCATTTTCAGTCAGATGCATGTTACAATGGATTCTATGTACTTGTAAACATGACTTGATATTTACAAATACAAATGCATGTTTGATAGAAAGGTTCCACTTAAATGAAATATTCTGTTTGATTATTCTATGAAGCTGAGTACATATATATACAAGAGTTTAGGGATAGCAATCACCTAAATAAGGAAAAGATCTAtcctaataaaagataaaatataccAATATATTTACTCCCTATTTATTTTTTCTACATATCTCAACAGTTTCCATTGATGGATGCGAACAGAGATCAGAAACGTTTAACGGCACAGGCacccaacaaaaataaaatctatGCAAGTAACAGCTGAAAGTGTTAGGCAGAAGATATGAGAAAAGTTGGTAAGGGAAGTCAAAGAAGTTAGTCAATCTATTAGAAAGGACTAGTTCGATAAACAGGGAAATAAAAATAGATGAAGTCATGCAAAGAATTTATTGTATGAAAAGGGAAACCCTTGGAGGagaattttttctttcattctcaaccatttgaaaatgtttttcttTGCCTTTTTTGCAAGAAACACCATCCAGAGTTCTCAAAAATCAAGAACGCAGTTGGAGTTGATGAGATCAGACAGGTAGTGAGTAGGTAGATGTAGAAACAGGGAATCAGTTTGGACAATTATGATACCGATGCAAAGCCCTCGCAGATGTTGGCTCAGCCCTAGTCTCTCAGGCAGGTAGAGGAGAAAATTGAAGCTAATGGGTCAAGTCCAGTTAAGGAGAGGGCTGTTTATGGGCAAGAAAGGTGGAGTTACGCACCTTTGACAGTAGCAACCAGCAAAGCCTCCGAGTAGATAGTAAAAGCAGAAAAATATTGAAGTTCAACAAATTAAGCCCTCAGAGAAGGTTCAGTGTATTTTTGTATGGAGGGGAGTACTTTAACTGGTTCAGATtttaatgcaagaaaactcaACACTATGACCCCGAAGGGGTTTGCATCAGCTTTGATTCAGCATTTTGGCGGAGGTAGCTGGTGGGATGTCCATAGAAGTGGTACACTGCCGACAAATGAGTTCAGTGGAGGAGTATGTTCAACAATGAGGCATTGGTGACCCTGATAGAAAACTTAGGATGAGAAAGTTAGAGAAAAAAgcaacagaaaaataaaacagaaactCCGAGAGAAAATATGAGGGCTCTGATTGCATGTGAATCCAAGATATTATTTCTATAAATTGAGTGAATGGAAATACAAAGTGCTCTGCACTTATATTGAGGTTGGCAGTGCTATCCTCCTAACAACAGCCAACAGAATCTCAACTCTTTAACTGTATACATACATGTGACTTAATATATTCAGCAAGTGAATTAAAACCGAGCTACACACAACTGCTAATACATCAGAAATAAAAGCATAAAAATAGTAGAAAC
This portion of the Lotus japonicus ecotype B-129 chromosome 3, LjGifu_v1.2 genome encodes:
- the LOC130749476 gene encoding protein PAT1 homolog, with translation MDGFGVGGVPNTQDLKQPEHVSKEGAVFDSSQYAFFGKDTAEEFELGGLEEEDDNLPAVGFNEEEFFLNTEEADDVRSLSDIDDLTTTFLKLNKVVSGPRSAGVIGDRGSRENSSASEWSQRDDIPYWADQHTYDSECSQDGKRWSSHPHSSLSHLQESKPLYRTSSYPEQQRQQQHHLQHCSSEPFSNWFDQHFYDNETAEDGKRWSSHPHPSIAHLQESKPLYRTSSYPEQQQELPRFNSEPILAPKSAFTSYPPPGGRSQQSSPHHSTGHLNIPYHDGGAQMALLSQNRSHFFNSALQSSGSKHESHFSGNLRQLSAGSPLNHQIQNPWVNHTALYPGDHPNLLNNMLQQQLRHHDGSVSSHLLTQLQQQPHRLHHPIQQSAGYMSGFQSHLFNPHLSSGSSIVNKYEHMLGLGDFREHRPKSTHKGRQSHRFSHHGSDASSQKSDSGSLQFRSKYMTSDEIESILKMQLAVTHCNNPYVDDYYHQACLAKKTGSKLKHSFCPTQIKDLSSRARTNSEPHGFLQVDALGRVSFLGIRQPRPLLEVDPPPNSSTSAGSSERNISEKPLEKEPLFAARVTIEDGLCLLLDVDDIDRFLQSNQLQDGGTQLRRRRKVLLEGLAASLQLVDPLGKNGQKVGLAAKDDLVFLRLVSLPKGRKLIAKCLRLLVPGSEFMRIVCMAIFRHLRFLFGGLPSDPAAAETTSDLAKVVCRCVQGMDLGALSACLAAVVCSSEQPPLRPLGNTAGDGASLILVSVLERATELLTDPHAAASNYNIGNRSFWQASFDEFFGLLTKYCMNKYHSIMQSLVTQGAPNVAVIGSDAAKAISKEMPVELLRASLPHTDDHQRKLLLDFAQRSVPVVGLSSYAGSSSGHVNSETVLS